CTTAAACCTCGCACTGTTATTTCTCAGATCGCAGCTCCGGGATATAAAAAAGGCATTTTTGTATTCATTCAAGATTTAATTAACTCGATTTTTAAAGGTTAGTAAAAAATTAGGCTAATTAGCTGGTGCCCTTTCTCCCCTCTATAACTCTTTATGCATGTTTACATCCCATTTTTACTGATTTTTGTGATTTGATATTAGCTCAAGATACAAATATTTACCAGGTTTTCAGATATTTATCAGTACGATTAATTTAGTATTAATGCAAAAAATTATTCTTTTTTGATATCCTAATTCTATAGCTGTATTTATAGTATGCTCGATTACTGTTTTAAGTACTAAATTTTGattactatatatttaattatctaTAAATGCATGAAAGACCTAATTTTGATCACTAAATGATGCAGTTAGAAATCATAGAATCGAATCTTTATGATAACTTGTTATATGTGATGATTGATGAATGGTCATGGACTCATGGCATGCTGAATTGCAAATCAGTGATGCTGCATAGCTCTGTGATTGTCATTTATTGTTTATTACTCAAAGTATGTGTAAAactgtaaatgatgtttttaaatttttaaattatgATTTGCAGTCTTCCGAAACGATGTTTTCTAGAGGTGCAAAACAGTCGATTGAGATTATCTATAGACGAGCTAGTACTCCTATACATTcgagatatggttactctacacaatcATGTAGAGAAACCTTCATTTCTGAACGAAAAAGAGACGAAACACGTTGCACAATTGTTAGAAAATATTCGAGTGAGGTCTCACCTTCAGACCATATGAAtctcataaagaagttaagggaaaGAACCAGTGCCCCTATCAAAGAGGTCAAATCTGCTCTTATTGATTGCAACTGGGATTTGGGTAATAAAAAAATTCAACCTTCATCTTTTGATTTTTAATTCTTTCTTTTTTGGTGGTATAACCTGTTTTTGGTGGTTTTATGGTAAGTATAATATTAAAGTTATGGTGCAGAGGCTGCTCAAAAGGAACTGAGAAAAAGAGGAATAGTTCTTGCAACAAAAAAGTCGGCTCGCACTGCAGCCGAGGGTTTGCTTGCTCTGGCGCAGAATAACACCAAGACTGCTGTAATTGAACTTAACTGTGAAACTGATTTTGTTGCAAGAAACGAAATATTTCAACACCTGGTTGGTAGTTTGCTCATCAGTTTTGTCAGAATTGTGTTTTTGCTTTTATGCATTTGTCATCACAACAGAATTCGTGTTCATAGACATGTGTATTTCTAACCAATTTGTTGTTAACAATTATCCTTGCAGGCCTCATCGTTGGCCAAGTTGGCTTTATCAGCTGAAAGTTCAGAACAAGTATCTGGTACCTTCCCTGTTGGACTTCAGAGTTTTGAGGTAAGAGATCTGAGGTCATGTTAACGGATATTCTATACAAATTTTGAGATATTCATATTTTAAGATCAAGCATGGCTCAATATTATATCGTTTGTGAATGTTGTATTCGGTAATCATCTGTATGGGTACCGATCTACCTCACTCTATGGAAATATGTGACGGGATACGGAGTTTCGTACAACTATAGACATATAATTATGCTTCAATGTACCTTAATTGATGCTTAATaaataaatcttgtggaaaatattAGCATAAAACAATCTTATGACTCAATGGGATACCTATGTGTGTGTGTGCTTAAAATTTGAAATTTGCCTAAAAAGAATCTGTTATTATTATGGCAGAAGGTGTAGATCGGCAGGGACAGCCAAACCCGTGTTTCCTTTGGAAACTCACCAAACCCATTACCCACCACGTAAGAGTAGGATGCTGGTTAAATACCTCCGCCAAATACCCCATGTGGCAGGAGCGAGTATCATTCCACTTTGTCAAGGGTTGTAAATCCTTGCCAAGAGTCGGACTCGAACCTGCACCCAGTTTGGCAAAGGCTTCCACATGGTGGGCCCCAACTTCTAAGGCAACGGGCACCACTGAGCTATTAGTTCGGTGAATTCTTATTATTAGGAGACCTATAATAACAATTTCTGCAACTCTCATGGTATGGAAGGAGCGTATGATGTAAACAGCTGATATGACCACTTGTATACATATATAAACGGGCTTTCATACCCGAAAATGACAAACAATTAAGCTCAATTTTCGCAGGATATGATAATCAATTTCGATCACCCAAAATTAAGTGGAGAAACAACGGTTCAGAATGCAATTACCGAAGTGGCTGCTATGATGGGTGAGAATGTAAAACTTAGAAGGGGTTTTGCAATGTCAATGTGTAAGCACGGTGTAATGTCTACGTATCTTCACACATCTCCACAACCTGGTAACATTTATTTTGTGGAAATGTTGAATCAATGAATGATTTTTAATATCTGATTAAATAACTAATCCTGATTGGAGATCAAATAATTTTAGGTTTGGGACGAATTGCTGGAATCTTGTCACTTGAAGTTGAGGATGAAAATGCTTCGCTGGATGCTGTCCAGCGTGTTGGTGCTGAGTTGGCAATGCATGTTGTGGCGGCAAAGCCTTTAGTCTTAACAAAAGAACTCGTTTCTTCTGATTTAGTCCAGAACGAACGTGAAATTCTAAAATCTCAGGTGATTTTTTTGAGAATACATAACTATTTTTTCTATAAATGGCATGATGGGCGGGTTGGGTAATGGGGTTGAAAGGCAAAACGAATAATTTTGGTTTGGGTTAAAGCAGGTAGAGTCTAGCTAATTTGAAACAATTTggcctaatataaattattaggtaAATAATGTGTGTTTAGTATGTTTACTAAAAAACATGTTTATACAATACTAGTGTAAATTTTTGAATTAAGTGATTTATTAGGTTGTATGCAACAAAGCATTAAGTATACACTTTAAGAGACTTTTGACTGGTTTGacctattttattttttatttttccacCAAAAAATTTAACTTTACAGTATACACATTTCACCCGCCACCCATTAAAGAAAACACAACATAAATCAACCCATTTATTCATTCATAAGTAAAAGAGCTATGAAATTGCACCCGCTAAGCAGTtgcttatgtttttttttttttggcaggcTGAAAGTTCAGGTAGGCCTCAGGCAGCAATCGAGAAGATGGTTGAAGGTCGATTAAGGAAGTATTTTGAGGAAGTTGTTCTTATGGAGCAAAAATTTGTCGTGAATGACACACTCAACGTCAAGGTATGTGGATGTCTTGTGTTCTTTTCATTTTGTGTATTAGATTAGAGGTTGCAAAAGGTTGGGTTAAGCAGGTTGGGTAACAACTTAAAACTGGTATAAATTTCGTATGATATAATCTGGGTTGGTTGGATTGACTCGTAACACCTTTTGTCCAAAAAATCTCTACGTTTTACTGATGTTTGAAAATCTTGGATATGATTGCAAATACTAAACTTATACCATCCATgcatagcctgggtggccaccaggacttccaatgaagcaagaggtcacgggttcgattcccttcaaggcaaataccttggggcgagctccatttagtgactgattgactagaggatgctttgcctggtagcggtggaggcctggcttgccgtttacccggggtttaccaactagaggggagccattatgTCTCGTCGCTaggggggttcctcgtaaaaataaaaaataaaaaataaacttataaacttacaatatcaatctaaaagtctgTATGAAG
This genomic window from Rutidosis leptorrhynchoides isolate AG116_Rl617_1_P2 chromosome 2, CSIRO_AGI_Rlap_v1, whole genome shotgun sequence contains:
- the LOC139891047 gene encoding elongation factor Ts, mitochondrial-like, with amino-acid sequence MFSRGAKQSIEIIYRRASTPIHSRYGYSTQSCRETFISERKRDETRCTIVRKYSSEVSPSDHMNLIKKLRERTSAPIKEVKSALIDCNWDLEAAQKELRKRGIVLATKKSARTAAEGLLALAQNNTKTAVIELNCETDFVARNEIFQHLASSLAKLALSAESSEQVSGTFPVGLQSFEDMIINFDHPKLSGETTVQNAITEVAAMMGENVKLRRGFAMSMCKHGVMSTYLHTSPQPGLGRIAGILSLEVEDENASLDAVQRVGAELAMHVVAAKPLVLTKELVSSDLVQNEREILKSQAESSGRPQAAIEKMVEGRLRKYFEEVVLMEQKFVVNDTLNVKTVLSDLSKEVGSPVKIGNFLRVEVGEGLQRVDAPEVLAQAA